A single region of the Pontibacter kalidii genome encodes:
- a CDS encoding DUF4833 domain-containing protein has protein sequence MKFYVQRDPNANTVVYELNKTAQGTLDESEPIHPFWIRYADGGEHKELNYIQRKFAYGLNAKKLGKDNYELKFVCYSKLALYLRKGNDGVYHVFSKINKRDAVLDRIFVRIEGGTFWVPNVLYVELKGRDAVTGKVVTERFIP, from the coding sequence ATGAAGTTTTACGTACAGCGCGACCCGAATGCCAACACAGTGGTGTACGAGCTGAATAAGACGGCACAGGGTACGCTGGATGAGAGTGAGCCTATCCATCCATTTTGGATCAGGTATGCCGACGGAGGGGAGCACAAAGAACTGAACTACATCCAGCGCAAGTTTGCCTATGGCCTGAACGCTAAAAAGCTGGGGAAAGATAACTATGAACTGAAGTTTGTGTGCTACTCCAAACTGGCCTTGTACCTGCGCAAAGGGAATGATGGGGTCTACCATGTATTTAGCAAGATCAATAAGCGTGATGCGGTACTGGACCGCATTTTCGTGCGCATAGAGGGCGGTACTTTTTGGGTGCCCAATGTGCTGTATGTAGAGTTAAAAGGAAGGGATGCCGTTACTGGCAAAGTAGTTACAGAACGCTTTATACCTTGA